The Metabacillus schmidteae genome has a segment encoding these proteins:
- the spoVT gene encoding stage V sporulation protein T has protein sequence MKATGIVRRIDDLGRVVIPKEIRRTLRIREGDPLEIFVDRDGEVILKKYSPISELSDFSKEYADALYDSLGHPVLICDRDSFIAVSGGSKKEYLNKNISEVVEQVMEERSSVLKADAGDIQIVEGLSEEIKSYTIGPIVANGDPIGAVIILSKEQSIGEVEHKAVETAAGFLARQMEQ, from the coding sequence ATGAAAGCAACTGGTATTGTTCGTCGCATTGATGATTTAGGTCGCGTAGTGATCCCGAAGGAAATACGTAGAACTCTACGAATTCGTGAGGGAGATCCTTTAGAAATTTTTGTGGATCGCGACGGTGAAGTCATTCTAAAGAAATACTCACCGATTAGCGAGCTAAGCGATTTTTCCAAAGAATATGCTGATGCCTTATACGATAGTTTAGGACATCCTGTTTTAATCTGTGATAGAGACTCATTCATTGCAGTATCTGGCGGGTCTAAAAAGGAATACTTAAACAAGAATATTAGTGAAGTTGTCGAGCAGGTTATGGAAGAAAGAAGTTCAGTATTAAAAGCTGATGCAGGAGACATCCAAATCGTTGAAGGCTTAAGTGAAGAAATTAAGTCATATACAATTGGGCCAATTGTTGCTAATGGGGACCCAATTGGAGCAGTCATCATTCTTTCCAAGGAGCAGTCTATTGGAGAGGTTGAACATAAGGCAGTGGAAACAGCTGCAGGATTTTTAGCTCGTCAAATGGAGCAATAA
- a CDS encoding putative polysaccharide biosynthesis protein: MNTEKNHMNIALRGVFILTIAGLVTKILSAAYRVPYQNIVGDIGFYIYQQVYPFYGMSVVLATSGFPVMISKVMSDLGHGKSEEVRSKILSITMIYLTVFGIALFLLLYIFSNPISDVMGDTKLAPLIKIASLSFIVAPFVSLLRGYFQYEQNMQPTAISQVVEQGFRVSFILISSYLFIQLGYDLYTAGWGALLSSVIGSIAGFFVLLFIWKRNKKNQILHWNKSASIKTRQIVATLIKYSFSFGISSLLLIFIQLVDALNLYALLLHNGMAEELAKVAKGVYDRGQPLIQLGTVVATSFALSLVPAIAQAKMQQNERFIKEKLYISLKLCLVIGAGAAAGLIALIEPVNIMLFKDATGTNVLMVLSGSILFTSICLTMFAVLQGLGYTFVPAVAVVIGVVFKYLGNLILIPEFDVMGAAISSLGAYFIVALVMMVFIKAKGFSFPYLKTIGQIGISIIVMVAILKFGLNFVGSENRIHSTIISLIGVMIGGILYIMVILKMKVFSYSEVQYIPVVKKLFKLKRGT, from the coding sequence ATGAACACCGAAAAAAATCATATGAATATAGCCTTGCGCGGTGTATTCATCCTGACGATTGCAGGATTGGTAACAAAAATTTTAAGTGCAGCTTACCGTGTTCCCTATCAGAATATTGTAGGGGATATTGGATTTTATATATATCAGCAAGTTTATCCTTTTTACGGAATGAGCGTTGTTTTAGCAACTTCCGGCTTTCCTGTTATGATATCGAAGGTGATGAGTGATTTAGGACATGGAAAATCCGAAGAGGTTCGTTCAAAGATTTTATCCATTACTATGATCTATCTAACAGTATTTGGGATAGCATTGTTTTTACTTCTATACATATTTTCAAATCCTATCTCAGACGTAATGGGTGATACAAAATTAGCCCCTCTTATTAAAATAGCTTCTTTATCATTTATAGTGGCTCCTTTTGTTTCATTACTAAGAGGGTATTTTCAATACGAGCAGAATATGCAACCGACTGCTATATCTCAGGTAGTTGAACAGGGATTTCGGGTCTCATTTATTTTAATAAGTTCTTATCTTTTCATTCAGCTGGGGTATGATCTTTATACTGCTGGATGGGGAGCCTTGTTATCATCTGTCATTGGAAGTATAGCAGGTTTTTTCGTTCTTCTTTTTATCTGGAAACGAAATAAAAAAAATCAAATCTTGCATTGGAATAAATCTGCATCTATTAAAACTAGACAAATTGTAGCAACTTTAATTAAATACAGTTTTAGCTTTGGAATAAGCAGCTTATTGTTAATTTTTATTCAATTGGTGGACGCCCTGAATTTATATGCGTTATTACTTCATAATGGAATGGCTGAGGAGCTGGCTAAAGTTGCGAAAGGCGTGTATGACAGAGGACAACCACTAATACAATTAGGTACTGTAGTAGCTACCTCTTTTGCTTTATCACTTGTGCCAGCTATAGCTCAAGCAAAAATGCAACAAAATGAGAGGTTTATAAAGGAAAAGCTATATATTTCATTAAAATTATGTTTAGTGATTGGAGCTGGAGCTGCTGCTGGATTAATAGCTTTAATAGAACCTGTTAATATCATGCTTTTTAAAGATGCAACAGGCACAAATGTACTGATGGTCTTAAGCGGATCTATTTTATTTACCTCAATTTGTCTAACAATGTTTGCTGTATTACAAGGTTTAGGGTATACATTTGTACCTGCAGTAGCTGTTGTGATCGGTGTGGTTTTTAAATACCTTGGAAATTTGATACTTATTCCCGAGTTTGATGTGATGGGAGCAGCTATATCAAGTTTAGGAGCATATTTCATTGTGGCTTTGGTCATGATGGTATTCATAAAAGCCAAGGGTTTTTCTTTCCCTTATTTAAAAACAATTGGCCAAATTGGAATTTCCATTATTGTTATGGTTGCTATTCTCAAATTTGGTCTAAATTTTGTTGGATCAGAAAATCGTATACACTCAACAATCATTTCTTTAATAGGAGTAATGATAGGTGGCATTCTTTATATCATGGTCATTTTAAAAATGAAAGTATTCTCATATTCAGAGGTTCAATATATTCCTGTAGTAAAGAAACTTTTCAAATTGAAACGAGGTACATAG
- the yabN gene encoding bifunctional methyltransferase/pyrophosphohydrolase YabN: MTKTITIVGLGAGDLNQLPYGVYRLLTQSKHLYLRTKEHPVISELGDQIQFESFDGIYEQYDDFDQVYTTIVDALFAKANDMDIIYAVPGHPLVAEKTVQLLLKEGREKGFNIKIEGGQSFLDSTFQALEIDPVEGFQLVDAFDLKGEILQLKGHVIITQVYDQMVASEVKLTLMEQLPDTYKVKIVTAAGSSLQEIKEIELYELDRETTINNLTSVYIPPVKDETILYHQFSSFRQIIAELRGPNGCPWDKEQTHQSLKKYLIEECYELLEAIDKDDIDHIIEELGDVLLQVVLHAQIGDDEGMFSIDDVIKGVAEKMVRRHPHVFGNQSVQDSDEVLINWEEIKRKEKGTTEEKSVLDTVASSLPALSKAFHLQKKAAKVGFDWPSVEGAWDKVKEELKEFEDEIAANKDHSFIMKEFGDLLFAFVNVGRHYKIEPEEALSSTNVKFYDRFRYIEKRALEHKQELQNMSLEEMDLYWNEAKKLDKE, encoded by the coding sequence ATGACAAAAACAATTACAATTGTAGGGCTGGGAGCAGGAGATCTAAATCAGCTGCCTTATGGTGTTTACCGATTATTGACTCAATCAAAACACCTATACTTACGAACAAAGGAACATCCTGTAATAAGTGAATTAGGTGATCAAATACAATTTGAGTCCTTTGATGGTATTTATGAGCAATATGATGATTTTGATCAGGTATATACAACAATTGTCGATGCTCTTTTTGCGAAAGCAAATGACATGGATATAATCTATGCTGTGCCAGGTCATCCGCTTGTTGCCGAAAAAACAGTTCAGCTTTTATTAAAAGAAGGTAGAGAAAAAGGATTTAATATTAAAATTGAGGGTGGACAGAGCTTTCTGGATTCTACCTTTCAAGCATTAGAAATAGATCCTGTTGAAGGATTCCAGCTTGTTGATGCATTTGATTTGAAAGGTGAGATCCTGCAGCTTAAAGGACATGTCATTATCACTCAAGTTTATGATCAAATGGTTGCCTCAGAAGTTAAGCTAACATTAATGGAGCAATTACCGGATACTTATAAAGTAAAAATTGTCACAGCTGCAGGCAGTAGTCTTCAGGAAATAAAAGAAATCGAGCTCTATGAATTAGATCGGGAAACAACTATTAATAATTTGACAAGTGTCTATATTCCGCCTGTGAAGGATGAAACCATTCTTTATCACCAATTTTCCTCCTTCCGTCAAATTATTGCCGAGTTAAGGGGACCGAACGGATGTCCATGGGATAAAGAACAAACACATCAATCATTAAAGAAATATCTTATAGAAGAATGCTATGAACTATTAGAGGCAATCGATAAGGATGATATTGATCATATCATTGAAGAGCTGGGAGATGTATTATTACAGGTTGTTCTTCATGCTCAAATTGGTGATGATGAAGGAATGTTTTCCATTGATGATGTGATTAAAGGTGTAGCAGAAAAAATGGTTCGGCGTCATCCTCATGTTTTTGGGAATCAATCTGTTCAAGATTCGGATGAAGTTCTGATAAACTGGGAGGAAATAAAGCGGAAAGAGAAAGGGACAACAGAAGAGAAATCTGTATTGGATACTGTTGCATCTTCACTACCAGCACTATCTAAAGCCTTTCATTTGCAAAAGAAGGCAGCAAAGGTTGGCTTTGATTGGCCATCAGTAGAAGGCGCCTGGGATAAGGTAAAAGAAGAATTAAAAGAATTTGAGGATGAAATTGCTGCAAATAAAGATCATTCTTTCATCATGAAAGAGTTTGGTGACCTTTTATTTGCATTCGTGAATGTTGGAAGACATTATAAAATTGAACCGGAAGAAGCATTATCTTCAACAAACGTAAAGTTCTATGATCGGTTTAGATATATAGAAAAGAGGGCACTTGAACATAAGCAGGAACTTCAAAACATGTCTTTAGAAGAAATGGATCTTTATTGGAACGAAGCAAAGAAATTAGATAAAGAATGA
- a CDS encoding RNA-binding S4 domain-containing protein → MRLDKFLKVSRIIKRRTLAKEVADQGRISINGTPGKASSNVKVGDELVIRFGQKLVTVVIEDLKETTRKEEATNLYRVVKEEKIEQESL, encoded by the coding sequence GTGAGATTAGATAAATTCTTAAAGGTTTCAAGAATAATTAAACGAAGAACATTAGCTAAGGAAGTAGCAGATCAAGGAAGGATTTCAATTAATGGGACACCAGGTAAAGCAAGCTCGAATGTGAAAGTTGGTGATGAGCTGGTTATCCGATTTGGACAAAAGCTTGTGACGGTAGTTATTGAAGATTTGAAGGAAACGACAAGAAAAGAAGAAGCGACAAACCTTTATAGGGTGGTAAAGGAAGAGAAGATCGAGCAAGAGTCTTTGTAA
- the yabP gene encoding sporulation protein YabP — protein MSQYYENHASVHKGTVQEHDVIMRGRKLIEITGVKQVESFDSEEFLLDTVMGALAIRGQNLQMKNLDVDKGIVSIKGSRIFDLIYLDEQHSEKAKGLFSKLFK, from the coding sequence ATGAGCCAATACTATGAAAATCATGCATCTGTTCATAAAGGTACAGTTCAAGAGCATGATGTGATCATGCGAGGCAGAAAGTTAATAGAAATCACTGGGGTAAAGCAAGTTGAAAGCTTTGATAGTGAGGAATTCTTATTAGATACCGTTATGGGGGCTTTAGCGATACGTGGTCAAAACCTTCAAATGAAAAATTTAGATGTGGATAAAGGAATCGTATCAATAAAAGGCAGTAGAATTTTTGACCTTATCTATTTGGATGAACAGCATTCGGAGAAAGCTAAAGGACTCTTTAGCAAGTTATTTAAATGA
- the yabQ gene encoding spore cortex biosynthesis protein YabQ has translation MSLTTQFYTMLAMVGMGSWIGVALDTYGRFLKRPLRARWVIFINDFMFWVVQGLILFYLLLLVNEGELRIYIFLALLCGYAAYQGLFKQVYLKLLEYLIQTSIRLYNIIIKIGQVMLVRPIRALIQFFIVIVLGILNVIWKLLKWAFQFLYTLVKILLAPLRWTGRLLWKLVPLQIRQFFTRILYKLAGYLKKIKNTLNKLKLWWQRLTKK, from the coding sequence ATGAGTTTAACGACACAGTTTTATACTATGCTTGCGATGGTAGGAATGGGTAGCTGGATAGGAGTAGCTCTTGACACATATGGTCGCTTTTTGAAGCGGCCATTGAGGGCTAGATGGGTAATTTTTATCAATGACTTTATGTTTTGGGTTGTTCAAGGCCTAATTTTATTCTATCTGCTGTTACTTGTAAATGAAGGGGAACTAAGGATTTACATCTTCCTTGCCTTACTATGCGGATATGCTGCGTACCAAGGACTCTTCAAACAGGTTTATTTGAAGTTATTAGAGTATTTAATACAGACAAGTATTCGATTATATAACATTATCATTAAAATCGGACAGGTTATGCTTGTTCGCCCAATACGGGCGTTAATCCAATTTTTCATTGTGATTGTACTTGGAATTTTAAACGTTATATGGAAATTATTAAAATGGGCTTTTCAATTTCTCTATACATTGGTTAAAATTTTATTAGCCCCTTTAAGATGGACAGGAAGGCTTTTGTGGAAATTAGTACCATTACAGATCAGGCAGTTTTTCACAAGAATTCTTTACAAGTTAGCAGGATATCTAAAAAAAATCAAGAATACTTTGAATAAGCTAAAATTGTGGTGGCAGCGTTTAACAAAGAAGTAA
- a CDS encoding FtsB family cell division protein, producing the protein MSLERSKKITELQSQYAMEQERQQQISKRRKRGLFRRLLVLGILVIITSSVILTTLFSQSSAINEKIEQKEKLEDELAGLEKNEDLLREEIVKLNDDEYIAKIARRDYFLSDDNEIIFNIKD; encoded by the coding sequence ATGAGTCTCGAAAGATCGAAGAAAATTACAGAATTACAATCACAGTATGCAATGGAGCAGGAAAGACAACAGCAAATTTCCAAAAGGCGCAAAAGAGGCTTATTTCGGCGGCTACTAGTACTTGGAATCTTAGTCATCATTACTTCTTCTGTTATATTGACCACTTTATTTAGTCAATCTTCTGCAATAAATGAAAAAATCGAGCAAAAAGAAAAGCTGGAAGATGAATTAGCAGGTTTAGAAAAGAATGAAGATTTATTAAGGGAAGAAATAGTAAAACTTAATGATGATGAGTATATTGCGAAGATTGCAAGACGAGACTATTTCTTATCAGATGATAATGAAATCATCTTTAACATAAAAGATTAG
- a CDS encoding S1 domain-containing RNA-binding protein, which produces MSIEVGSKLQGKVTGITNFGAFVELPGGSTGLVHISEVADNYVKDINDHLKVGDEVTVKVINVENDGKIGLSIKKAIDRPERPERPQRPERPRNSDRPRSRGNDFRNNNNNKENFEQKMNRFLKDSEDRLASLKRNTESKRGGRGARRG; this is translated from the coding sequence ATGTCGATTGAAGTTGGCAGCAAGTTACAGGGTAAAGTGACGGGCATTACTAATTTTGGGGCGTTTGTGGAGTTACCAGGCGGATCCACAGGTCTTGTTCACATTAGTGAAGTAGCCGATAATTATGTGAAGGATATTAATGATCACTTAAAAGTCGGAGATGAAGTTACAGTAAAGGTTATTAATGTTGAAAACGATGGTAAAATTGGTTTATCTATTAAAAAGGCAATTGACCGTCCAGAACGTCCAGAACGTCCACAACGTCCTGAACGCCCAAGAAATTCAGATCGCCCAAGATCAAGAGGGAATGATTTCCGCAATAATAATAATAACAAAGAGAACTTTGAACAAAAGATGAATCGTTTCTTAAAAGATAGTGAAGATCGTCTAGCTTCATTAAAACGTAATACTGAATCAAAACGTGGTGGTCGTGGAGCTAGAAGAGGATAG